From one Fusobacterium sp. SYSU M8D902 genomic stretch:
- a CDS encoding dihydrodipicolinate synthase family protein → MEKAMYLTPVVTAFDRDNNLDIQGNKNIWEHLIKGGIDGIVLMGSTGEFYSMTMEMKKELIDLAITTIKKRVKLYVGTGCMTVEETVELSNYALNKGADAVMIVGPYYFALSPESIEYYFDTIAKKINGDIFLYNYPERTGYDLTAEITLNLIRKNKNIVGFKDTVSEMGHTRKLLTTIREEFPHFVVLSGYDENLAHLILSGGNGCIGALSNLYPEIFSKWVKALNTKDFEEVSRIQKVVNKLMKIYEIGNPFITIVKKAMILRGIELQENSIKPFLKATDKEIEQIKQLMETVEKNI, encoded by the coding sequence ATGGAAAAAGCAATGTATTTAACACCTGTAGTAACAGCGTTTGATAGAGACAATAATTTAGATATTCAAGGAAATAAAAATATTTGGGAACATCTCATAAAAGGTGGCATAGATGGTATAGTATTAATGGGAAGTACTGGCGAATTTTATTCAATGACAATGGAAATGAAAAAAGAATTGATAGATTTAGCAATAACAACTATAAAGAAAAGGGTAAAATTATATGTTGGAACAGGTTGTATGACAGTTGAAGAAACAGTAGAATTATCAAATTATGCTTTAAATAAAGGAGCAGATGCTGTAATGATTGTTGGACCGTATTATTTTGCACTATCTCCTGAAAGTATTGAATATTATTTTGACACAATAGCTAAAAAAATAAATGGTGATATATTTTTATATAATTATCCAGAAAGAACAGGTTACGATTTAACTGCTGAAATTACTTTAAATTTGATACGTAAAAATAAAAATATAGTAGGATTTAAAGATACTGTAAGTGAAATGGGACATACAAGAAAATTATTAACAACAATAAGAGAAGAGTTTCCACATTTTGTAGTGCTTTCAGGATATGATGAAAATTTAGCACATTTAATACTTTCAGGTGGAAATGGATGTATTGGTGCATTATCAAATCTTTATCCAGAAATTTTTTCAAAATGGGTAAAAGCACTTAATACTAAAGATTTTGAAGAAGTAAGTAGAATTCAGAAAGTTGTAAATAAGTTAATGAAAATTTATGAAATTGGAAATCCTTTTATAACAATAGTAAAAAAAGCGATGATATTACGTGGAATTGAATTACAAGAAAATAGCATAAAACCATTTTTAAAAGCAACTGATAAAGAAATTGAACAAATAAAACAACTTATGGAGACAGTAGAAAAAAATATTTAA